GTTGGACGACTTCTTCCTCGAGCACCCGAGCTACGCCCCGCGGGTGGAGCTGCTCGTCAGGGATTCCCGTGGAGAGATCGTCACGGCATCGCATGCAGGTAACCGCACTCCAATTAATACTCTCCGCTAGCTATTTAATAAAGGCATCTCCAATAATTGTAAGATAGGTGTTGGTAAAATTGtcattttgaaaatttggatgACGTGACTATTattaaatgaagaaagagaacaTGGTTGTACTTCTATGTAGTAGATTATGCGTACAAGCTTCAAGAAAGAGAACAAATACTTATATTCTATCACCTCTCATTGGTTAGTTAACATAGAACCCATTGTAATGCTTGTATGATAACACATTGAAGATGCTTAATCAATCATCGATTGGAACGGCCGTACATGGATCTTTGGATTCATTCACCACAGGGATCTTAAGTgtacctgaaaaaaaaaggatcttAATTAAGTGTACTTCCAGAGTCGTAGATGTATCATCTAGCTCAACGTTTAAATAGATTCGAAATGAATCGACAacattcaaacaaaaaattaagAATATCCACCGGCCACGACCATTTGTGACttttttttacggtaccccgaTACTCCAAAAACAAACTTCGGAGTACCAGGTAGCACAAACAAAGGCCTTCCATACGAATTAATATCACTATTCATTGTGATTTATTCCCCCACGACAAAGTCAGTAGCCTCCAGCGCGCGACCCGGTTAGCCAAGTAGCCATCGGCCCGGTCATCGCGTGTGGTTCGTCCGCTGAAACACACCACCAAAGTCATAGGAGAACATGGCCTATATGCCCTAGCTCACAGACGCtcacaagaaagatgaatatATAACTTAACTCCGTTCACTCGCCCTTATATGTCGTTTACTATTTCACCCTCATATATCTAGCTAGAAGTAGATAACAAAAACAATCTGTTTAACAAGGTGTCTCTTAAGCTGGCTCTGCACGAAAAGTTAGCGTTACAAGTATGACCGTGGACAAAGCCAATGAGGTGGACTTATACAAAATTGTTTTTCAGAAATTAGACGAGACTGTATATATTTAGAAAGatacacctttttttttctttcagaaactGTAGTATATGGATAAAATTTCTTGCACTGTGTTTGGATGTATGCATTGAGGATTGATATTAGATATTGGTATTGCGTAAGTCTCGAATACCATGATTCAACCTGTTTGGCGGGTTAAAATATTCGTTCGAGGTATTCCGGCTCGAGGGCTGGGTTCCGTAGTACAAAATCGTCGTGGCCCAATTCAGATGGTCAAGCCTCGACATTGCTCGACATTCGGGAGTTCGGGCCGCTCCACCGAGACCCACCTTCGACGCTCGCTCCGTGCAATTCCTTTTTCGGTTTTTCCCCGATTCCCCTCCTTCCTCACCCAGTCACGCTCCCACACCTTCTCATCTCTCTCTATTttctgcagcggcggcgcatcGGCACCACTGAACAGCACCGGCCTCACCTGtccccgccggcgcgcccTCCAGCCTCCAGGCAGCTgccctcctcgtcctcccTGCAGACTAGTCTGGAGCAGCGGCGacgccctccctccggtcctCCCCTCCCATCTctccgcagcggcggcgcgcctgCACCCTAAACAGCAGCGGCGGTCCACTTCCATGAGCTCCGGTGCCATTCGTTCTCCTattcttcttctgtctccgGTCCCCCATCTTACCTTTCTCCTCCCGCCGTTGAGCCCGCAGTGTCCGCCCGTGTCTTGCTGCTCGAGTGATTGACCTCATCGAATCTGGCCCATCACGCCGGCGGAACCACATCACTTCCAAGCAGCGGGCATAGGATGATAGGATCTCTCTCTACCAATATGAATCGATTAGAAAACTGAACAAGAGATGGGCTTGTAATTTGTCCATTGTGTGGGATCGTTCGCTTGATTTTTCATGGCCAAAACATTAGAGAGATGATCTGTTGGTGAGATGCAGAGATGAATGGGACTGACTGAGACCGTGCCTTCTAGATAAggttttctctttattttttgaggAAGCGGTTTTCTCTTTGTCATCGCAGGGCATGTGTTATTTTTTCCTACAGGCCCTATGTTATTTAACCTCAATGTAAACTCATCTCTTTTGCCATCCAAACACGATTTGGCATTCGACCTCAATATCAAGATTGGAATTCGAATACCGaaacatccaaacaaaaatattggcATTCAATTTCAATATCAATATCCTGTGATATTGACATTGGATCCAATGCAATGCCAAACCTCTCAATGTCTACATCAAAACAAAACCGATgatttttagaatttttttggtgAACTTTCATAACTGCAAAAACAACTTTCAGAGGGTGAATGAACTTTCAAAGATTTGgcaaaaaaattggcaagATTATACATTGATGGTCCTGGTGCCAAATCCTATACGTACGGACCTCAATGCTTGAATCCTGATGCATGTGGCCTCCCACTACATTGCTAGATGACGTGACCAACCTTAATGAGTTTTGGCGAGGGTTGTTGCGCAAAAGGTTTAGATTTGATTAAAATTTCATAGGGATTATTTTTTGCTGAATCGGGTCAATTTTATGAATTGTTTGGTGGAGTATTGTTACAATAAAATTGAGTGTTGActtgagctttttttttatttgacttGAGATTTTACAAGTTTATAGAACATTAGAACTCCAAACATCTGGGGAATTGAGCGTGTATTTTTCACTAACCGTGGGTACACGTTTCCTAAGTTGAGTAACTAACCAAAGTGATTTTTTTCCACGAGCCAGAGTGCATTTTACTAAAAAATAAGTCATTGACCATGTGTGTGAGCCCGTATTCTTGGTTCAATGGCCATGTGTAAACTTTCGGTAAGTTTTATTTTCGAGGTCAAACATTTGgtaagtttttctttctttctttacaTTCAAATGTTTGGTAAGTTGAGTGACCGTTtacccgaaaaaaaaaaagagtgaccAAGGTGGGtcgtgagaaaaaaaaacaccttgGTAAACGGACTATAGGTGGCTAACGGGCGGGGCCGAAATAAGCCTGTGAGCCCACCGTGCTTGGCCCGTCACTTCGGTAGGCAACCCATCTCAATCGGCCCAGGCCTCCTCTACTCATGATCTGGCGAGAAAAAGAACACCTTGGTCAACGGACTATAGGTGGCCAACAGGCCGTCCGGGGCCCGGCACGGTCCGCCTCTCAGGCCCACTTATAACTGGGCCGTGCCGTGCCTGCCTCGCTCGCCCCGCCAGGCCGCCACTGCCAGCGATCGATCGGGAGAAGGAAGGGGGCCTCCTCGTCGGATCGATCCAGATCGGgagcctcctcgtcgtcctcgatCCCGATCTAGATCGGGAGGGGGGAAGCGGCCAGAtcgggaggaggggaggggccTAAAGAAGCGACCGTGGTTAACCGGACCCAGGGTGCATTTTAACTTTTCGGCGCCATTGACGGCCCTCGGAGCCCACCACACGGCCCACGGCCCGGCGTAGCATCCGGAGAGCCAGACAGGCAGCGGACGCGGCGTGGGCGTCCCCGTCGATGGCCGGACGCGCCGCTTCCTCCCCTGCTCCCTGCGCCAAGATGTCACCCCCATCCTCCGCCGGCCACCCTACAGCACCTTGTCCTTCTATGACCCGGCGCAGCCATGGCCTCTATCCTCCCCACGGCTTCCTtcatcttcctctccttcgGCCACAAGGTTCCCTCTCTGGCGCCTCCTCTACCCTCTATATTGCCGTCTTGGCGAAGACAACGCAAGGGGAGTCCCCTGGCCTCGTCCCTTAGACCCCGACGTTTCTCTTCACTGACTTCCTTGCGCATCCTACCTTCcgcaagtgtgccatggccgtgTGCCCGTGCCCCGTGCCCGCGGACCCGGCCCGCCTCCACTAGCTCGCTACAGAGACGCAGGgcaaattttttttccttccatttttttttctgtgcgGAATTTACTCATTTGGAAAATCAGAGAAGGATGTGTGAAAAGAATGCACCGCATCGTTCCCAGTTCCCACATTGATGTGGAACTTCAATGAACAAGTCAATAGCTTGACTGTTATTACTTGGCTGATGTTGTGTATGTTTTGCAGCCAAGGACCTGATCAACAATGCCCAAGTGCAAGCCATCATCTGGGGTCCTCAGACACTGACCAAAGCAGATCACATCATCCACCTGGGCCGCCGCAACAACATTCCggttctctccctctccagcATCTCTTCAACATCTTGTGCCTTCTGGCTTGAAGATCCTAAAACAGCTTCTAGAGGCCGTGCCAAGTTTGGATTTACGCTAGGAAGTGACACAATCACCTTCAATAGTCCAAAAACCGATAGAAGAAACAGCAGAAAACTAGTAGCTGTAAAAGCAAAGATCAATTGCAGAGGTAAGACAATGCTTAAGATTGCTGTGCCGAAGAAAACCGGTTTTCGTGTTTTTGTGAATGCTATTGATCCTATttccaagaaacaaaacatcaCTGGCTACAGCATTGATATCTTCGAGGCAGCTATGAGGAATTTAAATCCTCGTCCATGCTATAAATTTGTTCTCTTCGAAGGTACTTATGACGAACTAGTAGGCAACGTGTCTTTGGGGGTGAGGCTTACTTCTACATAGTTGTGTCTCATCCTTTTATGAGTATCGACTTGTTCCATTTTAATTTCTTGACCCTTAATAGCTTTTATCTCTGCTGATTTTCTGGGGATAAACAGGTGTATGATGGAGCAGTAGGCGATGTGACCATAACCGCGGAACGAGTGAGTGGCACAGACTTTACAATGCCATACACACAGTCTGGTGTGTCTATGCTTGTGCTCGCTGAGGATGCACCTGAAACAATCCGGTGGACATTCGTGAAGCCTTTAAGTGGGAGGCTTTGGTTTGCAACTGCAGTCTCCTTCTTGTATACTGGATTTGTTGTGTGGATGATCGAACAACCCAGAAATCAGGAGTACGAAGGATCATGTTTGAAACAGTGTAGCAATGCCCTCTACTTCGTTTTCTCCACTTTGACATTTTCTCATGGTTAGCACTTCAAGCTTAAACTTCCTGACAACATTTAATACAATATAAGTATTTTGATTAGTTGTCTATAGTTTGAAAACAATATAATCTCTCGGCTATTCCATGCACAGGTCAAAGCATCAAAAGCCCCTTGTCAAAAATTGTTGTGGTGATATGGTGTTTTGTAGTGCTCATTCTAGTACAGAGCTATACAGCAAGCTTGTCATCCATTCTGACCGCAAAGAGGCTCCGTCCTTCGGTGACAGATCTGAACCAGCTCCGACTCAATGGTGACTTTGTCGGATACCAAGATGGTTCATTTGTGCGGTCCTTCTTGATGAATCATAATATCAGTGAAACTAAGTTAAGGAACTACACAGACAAAGAAGAATATGCTGATGCTTTGAAGAAGGGGTCCAAGAATGGAGGGGTGTCGGCTATCGTTGATGAGATCCCCTATTTGACTTCTTTCCTCTCTGACCCTCGATACAAAATTGATTTTAAGATGCTCAGGTCCATATACAAGACTCCTGGATTTGGTTTTGTAAGCTTCTCAACATTTAATGCCTTTGCTATATCCACCATTTTCCATTGCAGCACTATGCTGCATTCTGGGGATAAAGTCTAATTACTAACatcatgtatttttcattttatctTCAGGCATTCCGTCTAGGTTCTCCACTAGTGCGCAATCTTTCGACTGCCATCCTGAACCTAGCAGGAGGGAACGATGAGGGCTCAAAAATTGAAGCAAAATGGTTCGGTACAGCTTCACCACTGATGGGTAATGCTGGCACGGTCACCGACACCGATTCCGCGCCACTCACTTTGCAGAGCTTCTCCGGGCTCTTCATCATCACGGGATCCATGTCCACTCTCATGCTGCTGATAAGCATTGGGAGGCTGGTTCATGCCAAGTGCACCGGGTTGAGAAAGGCCAATGTGGTAAGCGACAGCTACAGTGCTGTCGACGAGGACTCCCATCTGTCACAGAATGGCATGGGCGACAACCCCATCCTTGATCAACAACCCGTCCCTGAATCCGGTGATGAGGACTTGCGAGGTGTCCATGAGAGCGGCGAAAATGCTGGTGACACAGAGCCTGGGCCAGTGCAGCCGAATGGCAGGCACAGTGGCTCTGTGCCTGCAGAACACATTCAGATTATTGAGATGGGGACTGTCCGGGACGAATCTGTGAGGGAAGTGCCAGATGCTCAGTGAATGATGTGAGACATGAGTCCTGTTTTAGCAACAATGTACTTGAATGTTCCCTAGATCCATTTGTAAATGAGTACTCTTTGTAAATAGATGGATACCTGTACATAATCATAGTCTTCAGCATGTAATTTCCTTATTTTCACAGGAATATGTTAGAACAGTTTGTTCTTTACAAATAGCTTACAAATATGATGGTCACCTGACCAATTTAACTACTACAACTTTGTTCTAAATCcctgacacttattatgaattggagggagtaattgttttttatttagGATTTTAAATAGTTGCTCTTATTTACATCTATTCGAATTAAGTTTATTACACATGATTTTAAGAGGTCATCTATTTCTGAAAGGATGCAGCAATGTGCAATAAGTTCGTTTCTTGGCTGATCAGGACCTAGCTGTATCTATGTGTATTTGGTGCTGCGATGTAACGTTAAGAATTCTTCTGTTATCGCTGTTTGAAGGTGCGTGCCGGTCAGTTCATTAGAATCGAACAGACTGCCATTTCTTCTCTGTTATTTCCCTTTGTAACTTCTTAAAAGATAAACAGTCTGTGATTTCTTATGATCAGTTGTGGAAGCTGAAGCTGCCACTCAAAGTTAGGATTTCTGCCGGTTGTCACTTGTCAGTCAAGAACAAGATCTTGACAAAAGATAATCTTAGTAAGAGGGGATGGAGTGGATCTACAGGATGTGAATTCTGTGGATCGATGGAATCAGTTAATCACTTGTTCTTCCTTTGTCCGTTTGCAAAATTCTGCTGGGATGTGATTGTTAAGATACCCCGTCTAGCCATCTCACataaaagaccgatctgataaGAGAAGATTTAATACACTTAACACCCCTTCACATTCGACGTTGAtgtggaaagaaaaaagaaactccCCCACGCCCGACGTGGATAATATTGAAAAAATGCAGGGGGATTGAGACTCAAACTTGAGACCTTTGGTCTTGATATCATGTTACTAGTCATCTCACCTAAAAGACTGATTTGATAGGGAGAGGAGATTTGATATACTTAACAGGTTAAATGAAGTAATAACCCTACGTGAAACATGTTAATTTTAGAGAAGAAGCTGGAGAGCAACCTGTCAAGGTTTATGATTATCATATGGGTATTCGCCGTGCTTATTCTAACATCAAGCTACACAGCAAACTTAACATCAGCGCTGACAGTCCAGCGGCtacagcctacagtgactagCGTGCAAGATCTCCTAAGAAGCGGTGATTACGTGGGGTATCACAAGGGGCTAATGGCTCATACCGAGCTCATGAACGATTTCAAACACAAAAGCGACCGCATGAACGAAGCTTTGCTCATACAGACCTTGCGGACGGGAGCCATTCGCCAGAACCGAACCGGAGGGGTGTAACTGCAAAATGTGCGaaactgacatgtggggccggCTCTAAGCATACTTGTCTTAGCTTAAGACCAGGTGACACCGCTGGGACCCACGGAGAATCAAATCAGACCGCGTTGGTCCCACAAACTTGCCACGTCGGATCCTCCTTCAACCTGGGTGGCCCTGCCCGAACATTCTATTCGTACACATTTTCCCCATCGTgtgccctagccgccgccgccacgcaccTGTGCCCCTCCCTTGGAGAACACGCACCTCGACGGCACGCACTCCCCGcgcagccgccggccgccagcccccccccccccagccGCCTAGCCTTGCCCTGCTATCCACGCATTCGCCCGCCGCAGGCCAGGTCGTGGACTGGAAGGATGGATCGACCGCCTGAACCTGGAAGGAGGTAATTTCTTCAGTACGGACCtgcaattttgtttcttccatGGGGATTTGCTTTAGTTCGGTTCAATTTAGCTGTAGTAGAGCGCGGATTGGTAGATAAATTTTGTGTTCGTTTTAGGACTGATGAGGACGATGGTACTAAGAACGTGCCTATGAAGTTCCGCCCATGCATTGCGAAGCTTGATGACGGTAGCGAAGATGTAATTGAACGCAATTATATGGTCAATTTGAAAGTTAAAGTGGGGGACATCATAGTCAGGAGATTCATAGAGGAAATTGGGAAAATTGTTCCATGGGGTAAAGGGTAGGAGGTTGAGTTGTGTTCATATGGGAAGCGGCAGAAGCTTGTGAGAATCACCACTACCTCTCAGCTGGGCGGACAGAAGATAAGGAGG
This is a stretch of genomic DNA from Brachypodium distachyon strain Bd21 chromosome 1, Brachypodium_distachyon_v3.0, whole genome shotgun sequence. It encodes these proteins:
- the LOC100842609 gene encoding glutamate receptor 2.5 isoform X2, with product MAGRAASSPAPCAKMSPPSSAGHPTAPCPSMTRRSHGLYPPHGFLHLPLLRPQAKDLINNAQVQAIIWGPQTLTKADHIIHLGRRNNIPVLSLSSISSTSCAFWLEDPKTASRGRAKFGFTLGSDTITFNSPKTDRRNSRKLVAVKAKINCRGKTMLKIAVPKKTGFRVFVNAIDPISKKQNITGYSIDIFEAAMRNLNPRPCYKFVLFEGTYDELVGNVSLGVYDGAVGDVTITAERVSGTDFTMPYTQSGVSMLVLAEDAPETIRWTFVKPLSGRLWFATAVSFLYTGFVVWMIEQPRNQEYEGSCLKQCSNALYFVFSTLTFSHGQSIKSPLSKIVVVIWCFVVLILVQSYTASLSSILTAKRLRPSVTDLNQLRLNGDFVGYQDGSFVRSFLMNHNISETKLRNYTDKEEYADALKKGSKNGGVSAIVDEIPYLTSFLSDPRYKIDFKMLRSIYKTPGFGFAFRLGSPLVRNLSTAILNLAGGNDEGSKIEAKWFGTASPLMGNAGTVTDTDSAPLTLQSFSGLFIITGSMSTLMLLISIGRLVHAKCTGLRKANVVSDSYSAVDEDSHLSQNGMGDNPILDQQPVPESGDEDLRGVHESGENAGDTEPGPVQPNGRHSGSVPAEHIQIIEMGTVRDESVREVPDAQ
- the LOC100842609 gene encoding glutamate receptor 2.9 isoform X1 — its product is METMECRRPARRPPRAVAAPAAGLLLLLSLLVLSSTVASSPAAMAAAAAAAVRVGVVLDLTSDAGRERRDCISMALDDFFLEHPSYAPRVELLVRDSRGEIVTASHAAKDLINNAQVQAIIWGPQTLTKADHIIHLGRRNNIPVLSLSSISSTSCAFWLEDPKTASRGRAKFGFTLGSDTITFNSPKTDRRNSRKLVAVKAKINCRGKTMLKIAVPKKTGFRVFVNAIDPISKKQNITGYSIDIFEAAMRNLNPRPCYKFVLFEGTYDELVGNVSLGVYDGAVGDVTITAERVSGTDFTMPYTQSGVSMLVLAEDAPETIRWTFVKPLSGRLWFATAVSFLYTGFVVWMIEQPRNQEYEGSCLKQCSNALYFVFSTLTFSHGQSIKSPLSKIVVVIWCFVVLILVQSYTASLSSILTAKRLRPSVTDLNQLRLNGDFVGYQDGSFVRSFLMNHNISETKLRNYTDKEEYADALKKGSKNGGVSAIVDEIPYLTSFLSDPRYKIDFKMLRSIYKTPGFGFAFRLGSPLVRNLSTAILNLAGGNDEGSKIEAKWFGTASPLMGNAGTVTDTDSAPLTLQSFSGLFIITGSMSTLMLLISIGRLVHAKCTGLRKANVVSDSYSAVDEDSHLSQNGMGDNPILDQQPVPESGDEDLRGVHESGENAGDTEPGPVQPNGRHSGSVPAEHIQIIEMGTVRDESVREVPDAQ